In Leptospiraceae bacterium, one DNA window encodes the following:
- a CDS encoding transposase, which produces MKKEEPAKTMVFGKKINNGRFPMNKQNKSQSSDQSQKMSLNYFRTYAVTEIERFVRESAVKLNSRKIADRNFWAIMVDGIHIGGDVVVVILGVDTLGEKHFLSISQGSTENTEVVLSCLDQLRERGILFTEKVVAVIDGSKALKKALENHFDNQVVIQRCLNHKSWNVESKLAKKYHFEFKEKLRQAYGLNDYDEAKREFENLHN; this is translated from the coding sequence TTGAAAAAAGAGGAACCAGCCAAAACTATGGTTTTTGGCAAAAAAATAAATAATGGAAGGTTCCCAATGAACAAACAAAACAAATCTCAATCCTCTGATCAATCACAAAAAATGAGTCTAAATTATTTTCGTACATATGCTGTGACTGAAATAGAACGTTTCGTGCGTGAAAGCGCCGTTAAACTGAATTCGAGAAAAATAGCAGACCGAAATTTTTGGGCCATAATGGTTGATGGCATCCACATTGGAGGTGATGTAGTCGTTGTTATTCTTGGTGTTGATACGTTAGGCGAGAAGCATTTTCTATCGATTTCTCAAGGTTCTACCGAAAATACAGAAGTAGTTCTTTCTTGTCTTGATCAGTTACGAGAAAGAGGAATCCTCTTTACTGAAAAGGTTGTTGCGGTAATCGATGGATCAAAGGCACTTAAGAAAGCTCTGGAAAATCATTTTGATAATCAGGTTGTCATCCAAAGATGTTTGAATCATAAATCATGGAACGTTGAATCAAAATTGGCAAAAAAATATCACTTCGAATTCAAGGAAAAACTTCGCCAGGCGTATGGACTCAATGACTATGATGAAGCAAAACGAGAATTCGAAAATCTTCATAATTAG
- a CDS encoding formate acetyltransferase: MFHFNKAPTAKTTPKSFTNFLVKFLLQIMAFNYRLRPSLKKYLKSDEGWINFTIGIATQNKSVETAIRFLNGKISILNHIPKDSDASLIFQTDSGIKKLLSATPTEQIFMIMRSELITQGNTNYLNLFFFLLSLLILKKQKKMMELEKKNSKIKAEKIASDGKGGLSKEAIQKMAERLVGDSIDPGVKYLSDPYLSKYKLSDFPRIQEFLDIHFEVKPEVCPERPKLVTDWCKKNGFEKDSTGKDWIPELRQGEIFKYLMENRKPVIRKNDLIAGTTTSKEIGVVVYPDSHGMMIWSELLTVPHRPLNSYDISEETLSILHHEVFPYWSKRNFREWVRDNYNNPIGQKIDERFAVYFLWKTVAISHTIPDFPKILKMGTKGIIKEVDEKLKDSSLNEKQIATLKGMKLTLEGIAAYSKNLSKEAEKEANLESNPKRKKELEKIAQICNTVVENPASTLDEAVNAMWITWVGLHNENTNAGLSLGRLDQWLQPYFESDMAKLKTVEEREEYTKHAIELICDFYMRATDHLPLTPDIANWYFGGSSSDQAITLGGLTPDGKDAVNDMTYIFLKATEFLTIRDPNVNARFSIGVNSNTYLKRLCEVNLITAGTPSIHNDGAVISSLEQYGYAKEDMRNWAATGCVEPTLCGMHIGHTNFQMMNMVGALEMALNNGYHPVMKWSLGPKTGSIENGDFSDFESFFEAFTKQFSFLIDSSIEYNELLAKAHQAIRPTPLLSSLIEGTIESGKDVVWGGAKYNSSGAACIGLSDVTDSLMVIKKLVFDDKLITFQELKRAIDSDFQIDSRVLSLIKSKSHFFGSGNSDSVAMANRVTKFTHDYYNKFTNYRGGKYTAGFWSMSNHVIFGTLSGALPSGKRAGKSLTPGLTPKGEASNNILDNLRDVASLDPKNLSNNIAFNVKVVPSYEDSREKTVNTMKAYTEGYFKMGGMQMQLNVVTVDTLKDAMIHPENYRNLLVRISGYNAYFVTLNKDMQLELIERSSFGLN, translated from the coding sequence ATGTTCCATTTTAACAAAGCCCCTACTGCCAAAACCACCCCTAAGTCGTTTACAAACTTTCTTGTAAAGTTTTTACTTCAAATCATGGCCTTCAATTATAGACTTAGACCTTCTCTAAAAAAGTATCTGAAAAGCGACGAGGGTTGGATTAATTTTACAATTGGAATTGCTACTCAAAATAAAAGTGTAGAGACCGCGATTCGTTTTCTTAATGGTAAAATTTCTATTTTAAATCATATTCCAAAAGATAGCGACGCTTCTCTAATTTTTCAAACTGACTCTGGGATTAAAAAACTTTTGAGTGCAACGCCCACAGAGCAAATATTTATGATTATGCGTAGCGAATTAATTACGCAAGGAAATACAAACTACCTGAATTTATTTTTCTTTTTACTCTCTCTTTTGATTTTAAAAAAGCAAAAGAAGATGATGGAACTTGAGAAAAAAAATTCTAAGATTAAGGCAGAGAAAATCGCATCCGACGGTAAAGGTGGTTTAAGTAAAGAAGCTATCCAGAAAATGGCTGAGAGGTTAGTAGGGGATTCAATTGATCCGGGAGTGAAATATTTAAGTGACCCTTATCTTTCTAAATACAAATTGAGTGATTTTCCTCGAATTCAAGAATTTTTAGACATCCATTTTGAAGTGAAGCCGGAAGTGTGCCCCGAAAGACCAAAACTTGTAACCGATTGGTGTAAGAAGAATGGTTTTGAAAAAGATAGTACCGGAAAAGATTGGATCCCCGAACTTAGACAAGGTGAAATTTTTAAATACCTTATGGAAAATCGTAAACCGGTTATCCGTAAAAATGACCTCATCGCAGGGACCACCACCTCAAAAGAAATCGGAGTGGTAGTTTATCCAGATAGCCATGGGATGATGATTTGGAGTGAGCTTCTCACTGTTCCTCATCGCCCTTTGAATTCTTACGATATTTCAGAGGAGACTCTCAGTATCTTACACCATGAAGTTTTTCCTTATTGGTCAAAAAGAAATTTTAGAGAATGGGTTAGGGATAATTACAATAACCCAATAGGGCAAAAAATCGACGAAAGGTTTGCAGTGTATTTTTTATGGAAGACAGTAGCCATTTCTCATACTATACCCGACTTTCCTAAGATTTTAAAAATGGGAACTAAAGGAATTATAAAAGAAGTTGATGAAAAACTAAAAGATTCTTCTCTGAATGAAAAACAAATCGCTACTCTAAAAGGTATGAAGCTTACTCTTGAGGGCATAGCAGCGTATTCTAAAAATTTATCTAAAGAAGCAGAGAAAGAGGCGAATCTTGAGTCAAACCCAAAAAGGAAAAAAGAGTTAGAGAAAATAGCTCAAATTTGCAATACAGTTGTAGAAAATCCAGCAAGCACTTTGGATGAGGCAGTAAATGCAATGTGGATTACTTGGGTTGGACTTCATAACGAAAATACAAATGCGGGTCTTTCTTTAGGTCGTTTGGATCAGTGGCTACAGCCATACTTTGAATCTGATATGGCTAAATTAAAAACTGTAGAAGAAAGAGAAGAATACACTAAGCACGCAATAGAGCTTATTTGTGATTTTTATATGCGAGCTACAGATCACCTTCCGCTTACTCCAGATATTGCTAACTGGTATTTTGGTGGTAGCTCATCCGATCAGGCAATTACTCTTGGGGGGCTTACTCCTGACGGAAAAGATGCTGTAAACGATATGACCTATATTTTCCTAAAGGCTACTGAGTTCTTAACAATTAGAGACCCAAATGTAAATGCACGTTTTTCTATTGGAGTAAATTCTAATACATACCTAAAAAGACTTTGCGAAGTAAATTTAATAACAGCAGGAACTCCTTCGATCCATAACGATGGTGCAGTCATTAGCTCTTTGGAACAGTATGGTTACGCAAAGGAAGATATGCGGAACTGGGCGGCTACCGGTTGTGTCGAGCCTACGTTATGCGGTATGCATATTGGACACACAAATTTTCAGATGATGAATATGGTTGGAGCCTTAGAAATGGCTCTAAATAATGGATATCACCCGGTTATGAAATGGAGTCTCGGTCCAAAGACAGGTAGTATTGAAAATGGAGACTTTTCGGATTTTGAGTCTTTTTTTGAAGCATTCACTAAGCAGTTTTCATTTCTAATAGACTCATCTATTGAATACAATGAGCTTCTCGCAAAAGCTCATCAGGCAATACGTCCTACCCCATTACTATCTTCTTTAATTGAAGGTACTATCGAGTCAGGTAAGGACGTTGTATGGGGTGGAGCAAAATACAATAGCTCAGGTGCGGCTTGCATTGGTCTTTCTGATGTTACAGACTCACTTATGGTTATTAAAAAGTTGGTGTTTGACGATAAACTAATAACCTTCCAAGAATTGAAGAGGGCTATTGACAGTGATTTTCAAATTGACTCAAGGGTGCTTTCTTTAATTAAAAGTAAGTCTCACTTTTTTGGATCAGGAAATTCAGACTCTGTAGCTATGGCTAACCGTGTTACAAAGTTTACCCATGACTATTATAATAAATTTACAAACTACCGTGGAGGGAAATACACAGCAGGATTTTGGTCTATGTCTAACCACGTTATATTCGGGACTTTGAGTGGTGCCTTGCCTTCAGGAAAAAGAGCTGGTAAATCTTTGACTCCGGGTCTTACTCCAAAAGGAGAGGCATCCAATAATATCCTAGATAATTTGAGAGATGTGGCAAGTTTAGATCCAAAAAATTTAAGTAATAATATTGCGTTTAACGTAAAAGTAGTACCAAGCTACGAAGACTCACGAGAAAAAACTGTAAATACAATGAAAGCCTATACAGAAGGGTATTTTAAAATGGGAGGAATGCAAATGCAGTTGAATGTAGTTACTGTAGATACGCTAAAAGATGCAATGATTCACCCTGAAAACTATCGTAACCTTCTTGTGCGTATTTCGGGTTATAATGCGTACTTTGTTACTTTAAATAAAGATATGCAGCTTGAGCTAATAGAAAGGTCTTCCTTTGGCTTGAATTAG
- a CDS encoding glycyl-radical enzyme activating protein produces the protein MNEAAIFEIKGHSLDDGPGIRTVIFFKGCPLSCVWCHNPESKKAKFELSFYLEKCSSLGNCLKVCPENALDKNNPNFIDRDRCTSCFKCVETCDSGALSIVGENISVEKIISVIENYIPFYESSGGGVTLSGGEFSMYPNFCENLLKEIKKKNIHVLIETSGQFNFSTFEKSILPYIDQIYYDIKIYDEDHHKKFCGISNKKILDNFEKLHRFHIDKKIHLTPRTPLVPNITATKENLEAIANFYRKNKVKNISLLPYNPLWSNKSGKLGISLDYKNNSWMTKKEIEDCRLVFQDFEIV, from the coding sequence ATGAACGAAGCGGCAATCTTTGAAATTAAAGGTCATTCTTTGGATGATGGCCCAGGAATTAGAACTGTAATTTTTTTCAAAGGGTGCCCTCTATCTTGCGTGTGGTGTCACAACCCAGAGTCTAAAAAAGCAAAATTTGAGCTTTCTTTTTACTTAGAAAAGTGCTCCTCCTTAGGGAATTGCTTGAAAGTTTGTCCGGAAAATGCCTTAGACAAAAATAACCCAAATTTTATAGATAGAGATAGGTGCACTTCTTGTTTTAAGTGTGTAGAAACTTGTGACTCAGGAGCTTTATCTATTGTAGGAGAAAATATTTCTGTTGAAAAAATTATTTCTGTAATCGAGAACTATATTCCGTTTTATGAATCGTCGGGAGGTGGAGTTACTTTATCTGGTGGTGAGTTTAGTATGTATCCTAACTTTTGTGAAAACCTTCTAAAAGAGATTAAAAAGAAAAATATTCATGTTCTAATAGAGACTTCAGGACAGTTCAATTTTTCTACGTTTGAAAAAAGTATTCTTCCATACATAGACCAGATTTATTATGATATAAAAATCTATGACGAAGATCATCATAAAAAATTTTGTGGAATTTCTAATAAAAAAATTCTGGATAATTTTGAAAAATTGCACAGATTTCACATTGATAAAAAAATTCATCTTACTCCAAGGACTCCTTTGGTTCCAAATATAACTGCAACAAAAGAAAATTTAGAAGCTATTGCTAATTTCTATCGTAAAAATAAAGTAAAAAATATTTCACTTTTACCATACAATCCTCTTTGGAGTAATAAATCTGGAAAATTAGGAATTAGCTTAGATTATAAAAATAATTCTTGGATGACTAAAAAAGAAATCGAAGATTGTAGATTGGTGTTTCAAGATTTTGAAATTGTTTAG
- a CDS encoding DedA family protein: MTEIDLITTKVLHWISEQNSILIWMFFFISNLTENIFPPWPGDTVTVIGGFLVAQKRNIGWGLILSSTFFGNLFGGFLMYKFGKTAIHWMHSNNFPFKKSIYNETNLQKTFDWFSNNNVWVIVLSRFSAGIRFFVSIVAGMSKMPISHFLFYFSIAIAIWCGLLIGGGFYLGKNWELILKILTIYNRVVMVAIGLIFFIIVFVKFQKKF, encoded by the coding sequence ATGACAGAGATAGACCTAATCACAACAAAAGTGCTCCACTGGATTTCAGAACAAAACTCAATTCTTATCTGGATGTTTTTTTTTATTTCCAACCTCACAGAAAATATTTTTCCACCATGGCCGGGAGATACTGTAACAGTAATTGGAGGATTTCTTGTTGCTCAAAAAAGAAATATTGGCTGGGGATTAATTTTATCTAGTACCTTTTTTGGAAACTTATTTGGTGGATTTCTAATGTATAAATTTGGAAAAACAGCAATACACTGGATGCATTCGAATAATTTTCCTTTTAAAAAGTCTATCTATAATGAAACAAATTTACAGAAAACTTTTGATTGGTTTTCTAATAACAATGTTTGGGTAATCGTTTTATCTAGATTTTCCGCAGGAATTCGTTTTTTTGTTTCTATAGTTGCAGGTATGTCTAAAATGCCTATTTCGCATTTTTTATTTTATTTTTCAATTGCTATTGCTATCTGGTGTGGGCTTCTAATTGGTGGGGGATTCTATCTTGGAAAAAATTGGGAACTTATTTTAAAAATTTTAACTATTTATAATAGAGTTGTGATGGTTGCAATTGGTTTAATTTTTTTTATTATAGTGTTTGTAAAATTTCAAAAGAAGTTTTAA
- the rfaD gene encoding ADP-glyceromanno-heptose 6-epimerase, translated as MKIIVTGGAGLIGSNVVEELNNSGEDRIWIVDHLGASEKWKNLSRLKYRDYYEKDNFLKKLENGNALGEITHVIHLGACSSTTETDASYLIQNNFEYTKILAEVCVKNNIRFIYASSAATYGAGEKGYDDCTSIDSLRPLNMYGYSKHLFDLYAKNSGLEKKIAGLKYFNVFGFGESHKGNMQSLVLKGYNQIKEKKELSLFRSYKKEFHDGEQKRDFLYVRDAAKITLHILLNNYNGLFNVGRGIAETWNDLAKALFQAMDITINIKYIDMPDSLKAKYQYYTKAETKKLQETGYNEKFFSLNDSIKEYVGLLNQTGT; from the coding sequence ATGAAAATTATCGTTACAGGTGGAGCTGGATTAATCGGAAGTAATGTAGTTGAAGAATTGAACAACTCTGGAGAAGATCGTATCTGGATTGTAGATCACCTTGGGGCAAGTGAAAAATGGAAAAACCTTTCCAGATTAAAATATCGAGACTATTACGAAAAAGACAATTTTTTAAAGAAATTAGAGAATGGGAATGCGTTAGGCGAAATCACACACGTAATTCACCTTGGAGCCTGCTCTTCTACAACTGAAACCGACGCAAGCTATCTTATTCAAAATAATTTTGAATATACTAAAATATTAGCCGAAGTATGCGTAAAAAATAACATTCGCTTTATCTATGCATCCAGTGCTGCGACATATGGTGCCGGAGAGAAAGGATATGATGATTGTACCAGCATTGATAGTCTTAGACCATTAAATATGTATGGTTATTCAAAGCACCTTTTTGATCTTTATGCGAAAAACTCCGGTCTAGAAAAAAAAATAGCTGGCTTGAAATACTTTAATGTTTTTGGATTTGGTGAATCTCATAAGGGGAATATGCAAAGCCTTGTATTAAAAGGATATAATCAAATCAAAGAAAAAAAAGAGCTTTCCCTATTCCGATCGTATAAAAAAGAATTTCATGATGGAGAGCAAAAGAGAGATTTTTTGTATGTTAGGGATGCTGCAAAAATTACTCTACACATTCTTTTAAACAATTATAACGGTTTATTTAATGTAGGTAGAGGAATTGCAGAAACTTGGAATGATTTGGCAAAGGCATTATTTCAAGCCATGGATATAACTATTAACATAAAATATATAGACATGCCTGATTCTTTAAAAGCAAAATATCAGTACTACACCAAAGCTGAAACTAAAAAATTGCAAGAGACCGGCTATAATGAAAAATTTTTTAGTTTAAATGATAGCATCAAAGAGTACGTAGGTTTACTAAATCAAACTGGTACATAA